One region of Scomber scombrus chromosome 10, fScoSco1.1, whole genome shotgun sequence genomic DNA includes:
- the ikzf4 gene encoding zinc finger protein Eos → MGPEVLWDSQVKKKKKKKKNPGDAVVAWENKQRSRQLNRKTPIGRQASGERMNADDCNGRSYAPGNGGESSMEQDFYGGLQGPSARSPNSQQSSPHRSLSANSIKVELCSDDESPVAPQPENTKAIRDNSKRDDRRDSMEEGSTEYTGTGRDRANIYNEMASPNAASPGPIRLPSGKLQCEVCGMICIGPNVLMVHKRSHTGERPFQCNQCGASFTQKGNLLRHIKLHSGEKPFKCPICNYACRRRDALAGHLRTHAVSSPTVGKPFKCSYCSRSYKQQSTLEEHLERCHSYLKSLDHQTAVNSQTAQGEESVSIETMTKPALQPSNEKIQFVDRLAISITKRKRSTPQKFLAEKHMHLDLPEAPYELSSGSEKEGDLMSSQPAGDSARLGATHQGARGKGENHEQPALSQLHPAFLSELRTVMGSINSNMTPQGSRAHGGGGLAAMSLGLARRGEGEGRDDQPSANSHTTSPNGCPDSTDTESTAEEQSTRATAPTSTSNNHHLHYQTLALPRSHPTSSPSQAKDLDPEWERACPVPPTILKKRPGTPLSSKETVQVLDRAGRSVRSFHCRHCRILFLDHVMFTIHMGCHGFRQPFECNICGHRSQDRYEFSSHISRGEHQVG, encoded by the exons ATGGGCCCGGAAGTTCTTTGGGATtcccaggtaaaaaaaaaaaaaaaaaaaaaaaaaaatcccggAGATGCTGTCGTCGCCTGGGAAAACAAACAGCGATCCAGACAATTAAATCGGAAAACACCGATCGGTCGCCAG GCATCTGGTGAGAGAATGAATGCTGATGACTGCAATGGACGCTCATATGCACCAG GTAATGGAGGAGAGTCATCAATGGAACAGGATTTTTATGGCGGGCTGCAGGGTCCTTCAGCGAGATCTCCAAACAGTCAGCAGTCCTCACCACACCGCTCCCTTAGTG CAAACTCCATCAAGGTTGAGCTGTGCAGTGATGATGAGTCACCAGTGGCTCCACAGCCAGAGAACACAAAAGCTATAAGAGACAATAGCAAGAGGGATGACAGACGGGACTCCATGGAAGAAGGGAGCACAGAGTACACTGGGACTGGTAGAGACAGAGCGAATATTTACAATGAGATGGCCAGTCCGAATGCCGCTTCACCAGGACCTATCAGGCTGCCCAGTGGGAAGCTGCAGTGTGAGGTATGCGGAATGATCTGCATCGGACCAAACGTGCTGATGGTGCATAAGCGTAGCCACACAG GTGAGAGGCCATTCCAGTGTAACCAATGTGGAGCTTCCTTCACCCAGAAGGGGAACTTGTTACGCCACATCAAGTTGCATTCGGGAGAGAAGCCTTTCAAATGTCCCATCTGCAACTACGCTTGCCGCCGGAGAGATGCCCTGGCTGGACATCTACGCACACATGCAG TTTCTTCGCCAACGGTGGGAAAACCTTTCAAGTGCAGCTACTGTAGCCGCAGCTACAAACAACAGAGCACGCTGGAGGAACATCTGGAGCGCTGCCATAGTTATCTGAAGAGTCTGGATCACCAGACAGCAGTCAACTCACAGACAGCACAGG GTGAAGAGTCAGTAAGTATTGAGACAATGACTAAACCTGCGCTCCAGCCATCCAACGAAAAAATCCAGTTTGTGGATAGACTGGCTATTAGCATCACCAAACGCAAGAGGTCAACACCACAGAAGTTTTTGG CTGAAAAACACATGCATCTTGACCTACCTGAAGCACCTTATGAATTGTCCTCTGGCTCTGAGAAGGAGGGGGACCTTATGAGCTCTCAGCCTGCTGGAGACTCTGCTAGGTTGGGGGCTACACACCAAGGTGCCAGGGGTAAAGGGGAGAACCATGAGCAGCCTGCACTGTCTCAGCTCCATCCTGCCTTCCTGTCGGAGCTTCGCACGGTTATGGGCTCCATCAACAGCAACATGACTCCTCAGGGCTCCCGAGCCCATGGTGGAGGTGGGCTGGCAGCCATGTCTCTTGGCCTGGCTCGCCGGGGGGAAGGTGAAGGCCGTGATGACCAACCCTCAGCCAATAGCCACACCACCTCACCCAACGGCTGTCCCGACTctacagacacagagagcaCAGCAGAAGAGCAGAGCACAAGGGCTACAGCCCCGACAAGTACCTCCAACAACCACCACCTCCACTACCAAACCCTAGCACTGCCCCGCAGCCATCCAACTTCCAGCCCCAGCCAGGCCAAAGACTTAGACCCAGAGTGGGAGAGAGCATGTCCTGTGCCCCCCACCATATTAAAGAAGCGCCCTGGCACACCGCTTTCTTCCAAGGAGACAGTGCAGGTGTTGGACAGGGCCGGCCGGTCTGTGCGCTCCTTCCACTGCCGGCACTGCCGCATCCTCTTCCTGGACCATGTCATGTTCACCATCCACATGGGTTGTCACGGCTTCCGCCAACCCTTCGAGTGCAACATCTGTGGCCACCGCAGCCAGGACCGCTATGAGTTCTCCTCTCACATCAGCCGAGGAGAGCACCAGGTGGGCTGA
- the lmbr1l gene encoding limb region 1 homolog-like protein, whose amino-acid sequence METDDVSVREQLFHNRVRETMICVLLFSCLYMVCYLILTHFKKTAEFTTDDIEDATVNKIALWLCTFTLSVAVCAVLLLPISILSNEVLLTFPQSYYMQWLNGSLIHGLWNLVFLFSNLSLVFLMPFAYFFTESEGFAGSKKGVMARVYEAVVLLLLLALLVLGIVWVASALLHDNMARKSLYDLWEYYLPYLYSGISLFGVLLLLLCTPFGLSRMFSVTGSLLVKPRLLEDVEDTLSCTSFEEDSLSRKLNYGSTSCWVKLNMEVMKKEYQTARSKRIALEMRRKASPWQRNLGYPLAMLVLLVLTVMCVLMVCFNVLELLLDETALPRKMEDPHLGMASFSMFGSLGAAVQVVLILYLMVSSVVGFYSSPLFTGLLPRAQDTNLTQIIANCVSLLILSSALPVFSRTLGITRFDLLGDFGRYNWLGNFYIVFLYNMLFAGLTSASLIKTVTWAVQRELIRAFGLHRLPLTVSRSTVPFRLLLASGLSKIQ is encoded by the exons ATGGAAACGGACGACGTGTCGGTTAGGGAGCAACTTTTCCACAACCGTGTCCGGGAGACTATG ATCTGTGTACTCCTGTTTTCATGCCTTTACATGGTGTGCTACCTCATACTTACCCACTTCAAGAAGACTGCAGAGTTTACCACAG ATGATATTGAAGATGCCACCGTCAACAAAATTGC GCTGTGGCTGTGTACATTCACCCTGTCTGTTGCAGTGTGTGCTGTGCTCCTTCTCCCCATCTCTATTTTGTCCAATGAGGTGCTGCTCACCTTCCCACAGAGCTACTACATGCAGTGGCTCAACGGATCGCTCATCCACG GCTTGTGGAACCTAGTTTTCCTTTTCTCCAATTTGTCCCTGGTCTTCCTCATGCCCTTTGCTTACTTCTTCACGGAGTCGGAGGGATTTGCAGGGTCCAAAAAG GGGGTGATGGCACGAGTGTATGAAGCAGTTGTACTGCTGTTGCTGCTTGCTCTGCTTGTCCTGGGCATTGTGTGGGTGGCATCAGCCCTCCTCCACGACAACATGGCCAGGAAGAGCCTCTACG ATCTGTGGGAGTATTACCTTCCCTATTTGTACTCAGGCATCTCTCTGTTTGGAGTGTTGCTGCTTTTGT TGTGCACTCCCTTTGGGTTGTCCCGGATGTTCAGTGTAACTGGCAGCCTATTGGTCAAACCCCGG CTGTTGGAAGATGTAGAAGATACTCTGAGCTGCACTTCATTTGAGGAAGACTCACTCTCAAGGAAACTAAACT ATGGCAGTACGTCATGCTGGGTCAAGCTGAACATGGAGGTGATGAAAAAAGAGTATCAGACAGCTCGGAGCAAGCGCATCGCCCTCG AGATGCGTAGGAAAGCGTCCCCATGGCAGAGAAACCTGGGTTATCCACTGGCCATGCTTGTGCTCCTAGTGCTGACg GTGATGTGTGTACTGATGGTCTGTTTCAATGTGTTGGAGTTGCTCCTTGATGAGACAGCTTTGCCCAGAAAAATGGAG gacCCTCACCTGGGGATGGCCTCCTTCTCCATGTTTGGCTCACTGGGCGCTGCAGTTCAAGTAGTCCTTATCCT CTACCTGATGGTGTCCTCAGTGGTGGGTTTCTacagctctcctctcttcacTGGCTTGCTGCCTCGTGCACAGGACACCAACCTCACACAG ATAATTGCAAACTGTGTTTCACTTCTCATCCTGAGTTCAGCACTTCCGGTCTTTTCACGCACACTTG GGATCACCCGCTTCGATCTGCTGGGAGACTTTGGTCGGTATAACTGGCTCGGGAACTTCTACATTGTCTTCCTGTACAACATGCTGTTTGCTGGTCTCACCTCTGCCTCCTTGATAAAGACTGTCACCTGGGCAGTACAGAGAGAGCTCATCCGTGCCTTTG gtCTCCACAGACTGCCTTTAACTGTCTCACGCTCCACCGTACCCTTCAGACTCCTCCTGGCCAGTGGACTGTCTAAAATCCAGTGA
- the dnajc22 gene encoding dnaJ homolog subfamily C member 22, producing MGKSITVAYALWAAGGPFGLHHLYLGRDSHALLWMLTLGGFGLGWVREVIRIPAYVSEANQDADKERKRPHVTVPPPVGPVRFAGQVCVGIYFGTVALIGLNSLSFFYLIVLPLCVGAGVHLVSSVGQQTSDLQKTLTACLITSPIFYGSTLSPLPISLAASVTAAQHRRFKPSRTPESTQQLVPRLYRLGLAWLAFSAPLGYCIFHNTTATLYYLSDCVAALLDIFWFLPWLRNVFEYILLMPYRILCALTGGGYYEEAWRKMLEILLKEYTVREKEALQILSLKEEATLEEITRSYRELVKTWHPDHNPSKDAEAMFVKIHEAYEVLFQRHRPLRYK from the exons ATGGGAAAAAGCATCACGGTAGCCTATGCCCTGTGGGCAGCAGGTGGACCTTTTGGCCTTCACCATTTATATTTAGGGAGAGACAGTCATGCCCTGTTATGGATGCTTACCCTGGGAGGATTTGGGCTTGGCTGGGTCAGAGAGGTCATACGTATTCCTGCATATGTTAGTGAGGCCAATCAAGAtgcagacaaagaaagaaaaagacccCATGTCACAGTCCCTCCACCTGTGGGTCCTGTCAGGTTTGCtggacaggtgtgtgttgggatCTACTTTGGCACTGTGGCTCTGATAGGACTGAACTCCCTCAGTTTCTTCTATTTGATTGTTCTGCCGCTATGTGTGGGCGCAGGGGTGCATCTGGTGTCCAGTGTGGGCCAGCAGACCTCTGATCTCCAAAAAACTCTGACTGCTTGTCTCATAACTTCCCCAATATTCTATGGCAGCACTTTATCACCTCTCCCCATCAGCCTGGCTGCCAGCGTCACGGCCGCACAGCACCGCAGGTTCAAACCTTCACGGACACCTGAGAGCACACAGCAATTAG TCCCGCGGCTTTACAGGCTGGGCCTTGCTTGGCTGGCCTTCTCTGCTCCGCTGGGTTACTGTATTTTCCATAACACTACAGCCACACTGTACTACCTGTCTGACTGTGTGGCAGCACTACTtgatattttctggtttctgccttggctcagaaatgtgtttgagtACATTCTTTTGATGCCATATCGTATCTTGTGTGCCCTGACTGGAGGGGGGTACTATGAGGAGGCTTGGAGGAAAATGCTGGAAATACTGCTCAAGGAGTACACTGTGAGGGAAAAAGAGGCACTGCAG ATACTGTCGTTGAAAGAAGAGGCCACTCTTGAAGAGATAACTCGGAGCTACAGGGAGCTGGTGAAAACATGGCATCCAGACCACAACCCCAGCAAGGACGCTGAAGCAATGTTTGTCAAGATCCATGAGGCTTATGAAGTCCTTTTCCAGCGGCACAGGCCCCTTCGATACAAATAG